Proteins from one Choloepus didactylus isolate mChoDid1 chromosome 4, mChoDid1.pri, whole genome shotgun sequence genomic window:
- the LOC119532513 gene encoding 40S ribosomal protein S12-like: MAEEGIVAGGVMDVNTALQEVLKTALIHDGLARGIREAAKALDKRQAHLCVLASNCDEPMYVKLVEALCAEHQINLIKADDNKKLGEWVGLYKIDRAGKPHKVVGCSCVVVKDYGKESQAKDVIEEYFKCKK, encoded by the coding sequence ATGGCCGAGGAAGGCATTGTTGCTGGAGGTGTAATGGACGTTAACACTGCTTTACAAGAGGTGCTGAAGACCGCCCTCATCCATGATGGTTTAGCACGTGGCATCCGTGAAGCTGCCAAAGCCTTAGACAAGCGCCAAGCCCATCTTTGTGTACTTGCATCCAACTGTGATGAACCTATGTATGTCAAGTTGGTGGAGGCCCTTTGCGCAGAACACCAAATCAACCTAATTAAGGCTGATGATAACAAGAAACTAGGGGAATGGGTAGGCCTCTACAAAATCGACAGAGCGGGGAAACCACATAAAGTGGTTGGTTGCAGTTGTGTCGTTGTTAAGGATTATGGCAAAGAATCTCAGGCCAAAGATGTCATTGAAGAATATTTCAAAtgcaaaaaatga